The stretch of DNA ACGTACCGGAAGCCGTGCCCGTCGGCCAGCGCCGCCACCTCGGGCCGGTCGGCGTCGTCGAGCACCCAGACGGTGAGCTCGCCGGGCCACTCGACGGCGGCGGCGTACCGGTAGGCGTTGGCCAGGATGTTGAGCGGCTCACCGCAGGTCGGCAGGTAGAGGTCGACGCTCGGCGCCTCGGCGGGCTGCCAGGCGTTGACCAGGACCTCGTGCGACTGCCGGGTGAGGCGTCGGGTGCGCAGGCTGTTCAGCGAGGAGAGCGCCAGCGCCACCAGGTTGAGCGCAAGGACGGCCAGGAAGGCCCAGAGCGCGGGTGTGCGCAGCGCGAAGGTGAGCATGGTCGCCGCGGTGAACGAGAAGGCGAGCGAGGTGCAGACGAGGACCCAGCGTCGTTGGGGTCCGAAGTACCAGTAGAGCTCCCGGTCGTCGGGTGGTGCAGGCAGGTGATCAGCAGTCATGGTTGGCCCCCACAGCCGTGTTTCGACAGCTTCCGTGGCCACCGTACCGCAAGTGGTATAGACCAATCACCAGCGCCCGCCATGTGGTCTGTACCACTCGCGCCAGTCTGCCGAGCTTTCGCGACCGCGGGGTTGCCCGAAGATCACCGGAGATGAACAGTGATCCAACTACGCGTCGGTAACCCCGGGTTCACCACGACTTCAGCCATGTCCCTGCCGACCGTCCCTCCCCGTCGACGATGCCCCCGCCGTCGGCCCCCTCACCGCTGGGTCAGCCGCACCCCCGCCTCGCGCCCCAGCGTCAGCCCGAAGCCCCACCGGTCCGCCACCCGCCGCACCCGCTCCAGTTCGAAGGACCCGTGCCGCTCGACCACCAGGCAGGGCCGGCCCGCCGCGTCCAGGCCCTCGACCCGGTCGAAGGCCAGCACCGTGGTGGACATCGGGTCGTGCAGGGGGTAGTTGCGGCGGGCCGCCTCCTCGTCCGGGTGCTCCAGCAGCTCGCCCAGCTCCTCGGGCCCGAACTCCGCCCGCAGCGTGGCGGCCTGCCAGTGCGCGGGCTCCTCGGCGGCGCCGGTGTGGTGCCGCGAGCGGTTGGCCGAGGTCACCAGCAGCAGCTCCCCGGAGACCCGCGCCAGGCTCTGCGCCAGGAACTCGTTGGAGGGGCAGGAGTACCCCGGCGCGATCACCTGCACCGTGCCCCCGCAGCTCAGGTGGCCGGGCACCAGCTCGGCGGCCGGCCCCCGGAAGCCGAACGGCCCCAGGGTGTAGAGCGCGTCGATCAGGGCCGTCACCTCGCGGTGGCCCACCCCGAGCGGCAGCCGCGCCCAGTCGAAGATCAGCGGGATCCGGGCCGGGGTGGTGGTGACACTGCCGGTCTGGCCGGCCGGGCGTCCCTTCAGCAGGTTCACCCGCCTCACGGTCTGCTCGTCCGGACGGGCCGTCAGGGCGTAGAAGTTCCCGAACCCGTAGCCCACCACTGCCCCGGCGGCCACCGCTTCGGCGGCCCGGCGGACATCCTCCCGCTGCCCGAGGAAGGCACGCCCGCCCTCGAGCGGGAGCGCCCCGCCCCCCTCACCGACACACCCGTTCGCGATCATCCGGACCTCCGTACGCAGAGCACACCCCGTCAACGCGCCGGACATCGAAAGGACACCCTCCCCGGCGGCCGTCCGGGGAGGGTGTCCACGGGTTCCGAGCAGGGCCTCCGCCGGCCTCAGCGCGGGTGCACCTCCAGGAAGGCCCGCACCGCCGACTCCAGCGCCCCCTCGATCCAGGCCGGCTTCAGGCTGGTGTGCTCACCGGCGAAGTGCACCCGCCCCTCCACCGTCCGCGCCGCCGGGTGCAGCTCGTGCAGCTGCCCGGGGGTGAACATCACGGCCTCGCCCAGCGCGTACCGGGCCCGCGCCCAGGACTGGGTGGCCCCGACCCCCGTGTACTCGGCCCGCACCCGGGGCCCGTACAGCCGCTCCAGGTCGGCCAGCGCGAAGGCGTACCGCTCGCCCGGCGTCAGCGAGTCCCACCGCATCGCGTCGTCCGACCAGGTGTACGAGGCCAGCACCACCCCACCGGGCGAGCCGTCCGGCGCGTGCGAGGGGAAGTAGGTGAACCGGCTCGGGCTGTCCGCGACGCAGCCGCCGCCGGTGAAGCCGTTCGGCCCCTGCTCCCAGAACCGGGTCTTGAACTCCAGCAGCACCTTCGTCGCCGAGTCGTAGTGCAGCTCGGTGACGGCCCGCCGCTTCTGGTACGACATCAGCGGTTCGATCCGGCAGAACCGCAGCGCGCTGAACGGGATGGTGACGATCGCGTACTCGCCCTCGAACACCTCCACCGGCCGGGTGGGCGCGCCGTCGCAGGACTCCTCGTCCCCGGTCTCGGCGGTGGTCTCGATCCGCACCCCGCCGGCCGTCTGGGTCAGCTTGGTCATCCGCCGGCCCATCCGCAGCTCGCCCTTGAGGTCCTGGGCGAGCTTGGAGGTCAGCGCGTCGGTGCCCTCGGTCAGCTCCCAGTAGCGGTTGGTGGGGGTGATCACCGCGTGGTCGATCAGGGTCGGCACCAGCGAGTAGTGCAGCCGGGAGGTCATGTTCTCCAGCGTCCCGGCCGCCTGGATCCGGGCCTGGTCCCAGCCCTGGTCCTCGACCAGGTACCGGTGCGTGGAGTACCCGTCGTACTTCTGGAAGATCTTCGACCAGGCCGAGAGCTGGTCGCCGATCGGCCCGGCCGGCACGGTGAACTGCGCGAAGGCCTGGCTCACCGCCTCACCCGTGGTGGTGGCGAGGTCGCTGCCGAAGCTGCTGTTCACCCCGCGCGGGCTCTGCGCGTAGGCCGCCCGGGTGAGCTGACTGCCGTTCACCGAGATCTTGGTCCGGAAGTTGGCGATCGGCGGGTTGAACGGGCCCCGCACCGCGCCGTTGCTCCAGGTCTCGCCGGTGAAGGAGGTGTACGTCACCGGTGGCACCTGGCCGGCCGGCTCGGCCCCCGGCGCCACGTCGGCGTTGTAGAAGAGTCGCCGGGCGAGCCCCAGTTGGTCGGTCAGCGCCAGCACCATCGGGTGGAAGTCGGGCAGCCGCATCGCGCCCGCCTCCGCGTGCAGCCGCGGGTCGGTGAAGACCCCCCGGAAGGTCTTGACCCGGCCGCCGACGCGGTTGCCGTTGGCCTCGATCACCACCACCTCGTGCCCGGCCTTCTTGAGCAGCCGGGCCGCCGCCAGGCCGGCCACCCCGGCCCCGACCACCAGCACCTTCTTCCGCCGGGCCCGGGGCGGCAGCTTGCCGTCGATCAGGACGCGCAGGTACTCCAGCTTGAGGTCGGTCTGCTCGTCCTCCCCCACCAGCAGCATCTTCCGCGCCAGGTCGCGCCCCTGCGCCTCGTCCGCCCCGCCGCTCCCGTCCACCGGGGCCGCCGCGTACGCGGACCCCCCGGCCGACCCCACGGCGGCACCCGCCGCCGTACCCACCACCGCCACGCCCGCCGCAGCCGCCGCAGCGGACCCGAGCAGCGCCCGGCGGCCGATGACCCGCGCGGCGGCACCGGCCTCCGGTCCGGCCTGCTGACTGTCAGACAGATCCACAATTTCTCCCCGGGATGTGTGACCAGACAACACGCCAGCAAATCGAGCCGCCGCCGATCCGTCAGCCTTCTGCCAATCGCTTCACTCGGACGAGTGAACAGACCGGCGCACCGATGCATCGAATGCGCACGGCCGTGGCGTTACCCGGCAGCCGCACCACCGCTCGCTACTGTGCTGGTCATGCCCACCTCCACCGCCCACGAGGCCCGGCTCCGCCGCCTCGCCGAGACCCTCGCCGACCGCCACCGCACCCCGATCGAGCTGCTGCCCGCCCCCGACCACCGGCGTTGGACGCTCCGCTGGTACGACGGTCCGACCATCGCCACCATCCGCACGGCGCTCGACGCGGCGGGCCCGGCCGGGGCCGAGGCCGCCGCCCGGCGCGACCTCTCCACCCGGGCGCTCGCACTGGCCGCGATCCGCGAGACCCGGGCCGGCGCGATGCGCCGCTGGGTCGGCAGTTGGGGCCAGCGCTACCACCTGGAGCAGCTGCTGCACGACCAGCCGCACCCCGAGCGCACCGCACACGCCCGCGAGGCCGCGATGCTGGAGCGCCTCTTGCGCACCGCCACCACCGGTGCCGGGCGGTGGGCCGTGCCGGACGAGAGCCGCGCCTTCGAGCTGGTCGCCCGCGACGGCATCGCCTGGCTGCTGCCCCAGCCGCTCCCCCAGCACCGGCTCGCCGCCCCCGGGGTGACCGACGGACTCGCCCTCGACCCGCTCGAGTTCCTCACCGCGCGCTACGCCACCGGGGTGCACCGCACCGCCTGGGAGACGGCCCTGACCACCATGCCGCTGCGTTCCGCCGTGGCCGCCGTCCAGGCCGATCCGGCCGCCACCCCCGAAGCCGCCGAGGCGGCACTGGCCCTGCTCCCCGCCCTGGAGGCCCAGCTCACCGGCGAGTTGGCCGCCGCCCGGTCCACCCTCACCAGGGCTGCCGCCCAGCCGCGCTGACACTCTCCGCAAGGCGTCCTTGACGGCGCCGCCGGGCAGCCCTGAGATGGGGGATACCGTCGGAGCAGAGGGGGCTGAGCCGGGTGGAGTGCGACGAGGCACGGTGGCTGACGTTACGTCAGGTCAGTACGCTCTGGCCCGGGGTGAGCTCCGTCCACGAGACCGCCCGGGCCCTCGGAGTCCGCTACCACCAGGACGACCCGGCCCGCCCCATCCGGTACCACGCCGAGGACGTCCGCCGCCTGGCCCCCACCCTCGCCGCCACCCCGCCCCCGCCCGGGCACCGCCGCACCCTGGCCACCCTGCTGGCCCTGCTGCTCCTCCTCACCACCCTGCTCGCCCTCGCCCTCTGGGCCTACCGCGAGTGCCGCTCCCCCGAGCCCGGCTTCTGGCACTGACCGCCCCTCGTCGTGAGCCATGCCGCCGTCGTGAGTCATGCCGCGCGGGCACCCGCACCGATCCGGGCCAGCAGCAGGGCCACGTCGTCGGCCCGGTCGGTGAGGTGGCGGGCGTTGCCGAGCAGCCGGTCGGCGAGCGACTCGAGCGTGGGGTCGGCGGTGTGCGCGAGGGCGCTGCGCAGGCGGTCCACCCCGGTGTCGATCGATTGGCCGGGCTCCTCGACCAGCCCGTCGGTGTAGAGGGCGAGCACGCTGCCGGGTTCGAGCCCCAGGGTGCTCGCGGGGTACTCGCTCGGGTGCTGCACCCCGAGCAGCGGGCCGCCGGGCAGGTCCAGCGCCTCGGTCCGGCCGTCGGGGCGGCGCAGCAGCGGCGGCAGGTGGCCGGCCCGGGCGGCCTCCACCCGCCCGGTGGTCGGGTCGAGCCGGAGCAGGCAGCAACTGGCCAGCAGCCCGGGGTCGAGCTCGACCAGCAGCTGGTTGGTCCGGGCCAGCACCTCCTCCGGCGGCCCCCCGGTGGTGGCGAAGGCCCGCACCGCGCTGCGCAGCTGCCCCATGATCGCCGCCGCGCCGACACTGTGACCCTCCACGTCCCCGATCACCAGGCAGAGCCCGTTCGGGGTGGTGATCACGTCGTACCAGTCGCCGCCGATCTCCATGCCCTGGGTGCCGGGCAGGTAGCGGGCGGCGATCTCCAGGCCGTCCACCTTGGGCAGCCGGTGCGGCAGCAGGGCCTGCTGGAGCCCCCGGGCCAGCGCGAACTCGGTGTCGTAGAGCCGGGCCCGTTCCAACGCCTGGGCGATCAACCCGCTCAGCCCGGTGAGCACGGCCCGCTCCTCCGCGCCGAACACGTGGTTCTCGTCGAACCCGAGGATGCAGCTGCCCACGGGGTGGCCCGAGGCGATCAGCGGCAGGAAGGCCCAGGCCCGCATCTCGTCCAACGGGATGCCGGGGTAGGCCGCCAGCAGCTCGTGCTCGGACTCGAAGAAGATCGGTACCCCGGTGTTGAGCACCTGGGTACCGGGCAGCCTGGCCCGCAGCGAGGTGCCCTCGAACCCGTCCAGGAAGCCCTCGGGGTAGCCGTGCTGGGCCACCAGGTACATCCGCCCGGCCCGGGAGAGGTAGATCGCCAGCTCCTGCCCGCCGAACCCCGGCAGGATCTGCTGCGCCACCGCCTCGCAGACCTCCCGGACCGAGACCGCCTCGCCCAGCGCGCTCGCCAACTGGAGCAGGTGGTACATCGCCCCCGGCCCCGTTCGCGGCACCACCGGCTCCGGCTCGCCACCGGGGACACGCTCCGAGACGGGCCCGCTCCCCACCACCGAGTCGACCGGCCCCGGGTGCCGGGTGCGCGGCGGGCCGGTGGGCGCGACCCGGCCGGTCAGGCCGTGTGCGTCGGGGTAGAGCGAGAAGCTCAGCCACTGGTCGGGCGGGCGGCGGGCCAGGAAGGCCGTCGGGCGCTGGGAGAGCATCGCGGCCCGGTACCGGTCCTCGTACTCCGGGTCGGCGAGCCAGGGCAGCACCGACCAGGGGTGGTGGCCGAGCAGGCGTTCGCGCGGGGTGTCCAGGAGCAGTTCGAGGCTGCGGTTGGCGTACTCGAGCCGGCCGTCCGGGTCGAGCGCGAAGACGCCGTCCCGCAGCCGTTCGACGGCCGCGACGGCGGCGGCGCCCTGGCCGGTGTCCACCACCGCGCCGATCAGGTGGGTGCGCGCCGCGCCCTCCGGGCAGCGGCCCCAGAGCCGGACGGGGTGGTGGCGCCCGTGCCCGTCGGCCAGCCGCACGGTGCGGGCCGGCAGCAGGCCGGTCCGCACGGCCGCCAGTACGGCCGCCCGCAGCGGCGGCAGGTCCTCTGGGTGCACCAGCGCGGCCAGGTCGGAGATCCGGCCGCCGAATCCGGCCGCCGCCGGGCCGAGCAGCTCGGTCAGCCCCTCGTCCGGGGTGAGCTCGCCGGTGGCCAGGTCCCAGTCGAACAGGCCGACCCGCACGGCGGGCCCGGCCGGCCCCGGCAGCTCCACCTCCACCGGTGCGCCGCCCGCCTCCACCGGGTGTCCGCCCGCCGCCAGCCCGGCCAGCGCGGCGCCGAGCCGGGCGGCGGCCGTCCGCAGCTGCCGCCTGGTCGCGGCGGGCACCGCCGCGCCGCTGCTCGGCCAGAGCACCGAGAGCGCCCCGTACCTCTCCCCGCCCTGGGCGGCGGGCGCCGCCACCGGCACGCTCGCCGAGGCGAAGGCGTACGGCAGTCCGACCGCCAGCCGCGGGAACCGCCGCATCGTCTCCTCGGCCCCCGAGAGCGCCACCGTCCGCCCGGTCCGGTACGTCACCGGCACGGGCAGCTGCCCCGCCACCGGCAGCCGCCGGAAGCCGCTGAGCAGCGAGAGCGGCACCCCGGCCACCGCGCTGAGCACCAGCGAGGCCCGGTCCGCCGACCTCAGGTACACCACCCCGCCGTACGCCGCCGCGTGCTGCACGGCCCGCCGCAGCCCCGCCGCGAGCACCTCGTCCCTGGTCACTGCCACCGCCGTCGGCCGCCCACCCCCAGCGGCCCGACCGCCTCCCCCGTGCCCCTGATCACCAGCGCCGCCGACATCAGAGCCGACATCGGATTCAGGCCCGGAGCCGTCGAGACCCAGCAGTTCCTCGGGCCCTTCCCCGATCCGCCCCGGTACGACCACGCTCCGGCCCGGCCCGACGGGCGACGGCCGGGGCCCGGGGCCCCGCGTCGCCTGCGTCCCACTGATCACGGACGGGCTCTGGCGGCCCGCCGGTCCACCCTGCCGCACCTTCCCTCTGTACGCCCGGCCTCGCGGGGGTGTCAACCGGGGGCCGGACGGGTGAAGCGGCGGCATGGCACTCCGCCCCGAGCCCGCAAGCGCACGATGATCAGCCGATATGCAGGTACGACTACCCTTCCGCCGCACCCGTGCCACCCTGCTCACCGGCGCCCTCCTCCTTCCCCTGCTCGCCACCGGAGCCGGCTGCGCCGCCACCACGCCCCCCACCGACCGGTCTGCGGCCACACCCGAGCACCCCGCCCTCGCACCCCAGGCGGCCCCGGCCCCGGCCCGGCCACTGCACGCGGCCGTCGGCCAGGCCGCAGCCGAGGAACAGAGCGGCACCCGCCTGGCCGCCCAACGCCACACCGGCGAACTGCAGGCCGCCGAAGCCGCCCGCCAAGCGGCCGAGGCTGCGCGCCAGGCCGCCGAAGCGGCCCGCCGCGCACTGGAGACGGCCCGGCACTGGGGCTTGGCCACCGCGCCGCTCGCCGCCCCGGCGAAGCCCGCCGAGCGGCCCGAGCTGACCCCGCAGCCGGGTGTGTCCGTCCGGTCCGGGCTCCCGCTGGTCTACCGGGTGCCCACCGACCGTCAGGTGGTCTTCCTGACGGTGGACGACGGAGCCGTCAAGGACACCGAGTTCAGCCGGATGGCGCAGGAGCTGGGCGTGCCGTTCACCGCCTTCGTCTCGGGCTACCTGGCCCGGGGCGGCTACGACTACTTCCGCGCGCTCCAGGAGCAAGGCGTGCGCGTCAACAACCACACCGTCAACCACAAGGACCTGCGCCGCCTGGACGAAGCGCACCAGCGCCGGGAGATCTGCGACCAGCAGGACGAGTTGGAGCAGGAGCTCGGCACCCGCCCGGTGCTCTTCCGGCCGCCCTACGGCGAGTTCACCGACGCCACCCTGCGCGCGGCGGCCTCCTGCGGCATCACCGCCGTGGCGATCTGGAACGAGGAGGCCTTCCCGGACCGGATCGAGTACCGCTACGCGGACCAGCGGCTCCACCCCGGCGACATCATCCTCACCCACTTCCTGGGCCCGGCCCAGTGGCATGGCGCCACCATGGCCGACATGCTCCGCCGGGTGATCCGAACCGCCACCGACCAAGGCTTCGCCCTGGCCCGCCTCGACGACTACCTCGGCCGAGACTGAGCGACCGCCCCGACCGAATCCCGACGGCCGCCTCGGCTGAGACTCAACCGCCGCCCCGACCGAAGCCCGACGGCTGCCGCAGCCGAGCCCCGGCGACCACCTCGCCTCCGCCCCCGCCCACCACCTCAGCTGAAAGCCGTCCGACCCGCTTGCCCTCTCACCTGCCCTACCAGCCTCTTCCGCGTTGACCGTTCGCAGTCACACTCTCTATGCTGCGGGCTCCGATCCGCGCTGGAAGGTGTCTGGCCATCACTGCCTCCGACTCCCGACGCACCGTCAGCCGACGGCGCTTCCTCACCACTCTGATAGCGGCGCCCGCACTGGCCGTCGGTGTCAGCCTCGCTGACGGCCCGTCGGCCGAGGCGCTGCCCGGGGTGCCGGACATCCTCGACCTGGGCGACGCGCTGATCGTGGCCGGGCTGCCCACCGCGCACCTGCTGGTGCTCCAGGTGACGGCGGCCGGCCGGGTGGTGCTCGAACTGCCGCGGGTGGAGGTCGGCCAAGGGCTGACCACCGCGATGGCGCTGGTGGTCGCGGACGAGCTGGACGCCAACCTCACCGATGTGGACGTGCCGCTCTCCCCGGCCCGGCCCGAGCTGCTCTTCAACCAGCTGACCGGCGCCTCGAATTCGGTCCGCTCGCTCTACCAGCCGGTCCGCGAGGCGGCCGCCGCCTGCCGGGCCCGGCTGGTCACCGCCGCCGCCAACCGCTGGGCGCTGCCCGCGAGTTCGCTCCGCACCGCCGGCAGCGCCGTGCTCGCCCCGGACGGCCGCTCCGCCTCGTACGCCTCGCTGGCCGTGGACGCCGCCGCCGTGCTGGTGCCCGCCGTCGCCGCCACCCCCAAACTCCCCGCCCAGCAGACCCTGGTGGGCCGCCCGGCGGGCCGGGTCGACGCCCGGGACATCGTCACCGGCAAGGCCACGTACGCGGGCGACCTGGCCGTGCCGGGCGCCGTGCCGACCGTGGTCTGCCGACCGCCGACGATCAACGGCACCGTGGTCTCCTTCGACGCCACCGCCGCCCTGGCCCTCCCCGGCGTGCTCGCCGTGGTGCAGATCCCCACCGGCGTCGCCGTGCTGGCCGAGACCTTCGACCAGGCGCTCAAGGCCAAGGCCGCCGTCCGGATCAGCTGGGGCCCCGGCACCGTGGACGGGCTCTCCGACGCCGATGTCCGGGCCCAGCTGCGCGCCGCCCAACCCCCCTTCCTTGTCCCGCCGTTGCTCACCCTCACGGTGGACGCCGAATTCGACTTCGCCTTCGTCAGCCACGCCCCGATGGAGGTGCTGACCGCCGTCGCGGACGTCCGGGCCGACAGCGCCGAGATCTGGTTCGCCGCCCAGTCGCCGATCGTCGCCCAGCAGACCATCGCCGCCGCCGTCGGGCTGCCGGTGAGCGCGGTGACCGTCCACGTGGTGCGCGGCGGCGGCTCCTTCGGCCGCCGGCTGTTCTTCGACGCCGCACTGGAGGCCGCCCAGGTCTCCAAGGCCGCCGGGCGGCCGGTCAAGCTGATGTGGACCCGCAACGACGACATGCGGCACGGCCGGATGCGCCCGGCCAGCCACCACCGCGTCCGGGCCACCCACGCACTCGGCCAGGTGCTCACCTACGAGCACCGGGTGGCCACCGTCAAGACCGACTTCCGGCACGGCGTCGGCGAGGCGCTGACCGCCGCCGGGGTCTCCACCGGCCTCGGCGGGGCGGCCTTCTCCCAGCTCTTCTTCACCCTCACCGAGAAGCTCCCCTACAGCCTCGGGGTCTCCACCCAGCTCCTCGCCGAGGTGCCGCTGGAGATGCACACCGGCAGCTGGCGCTCGGTCTACTCCGGCCTGGTCCGCACCGCCGACGAGATCATGGTGGACGAGCTGGCCCGCACCTTCGGCCAGGACCCGGTGGCCTACCGCCGGGCCCGGGTCTTGGACCCGGCCGCCCGCGCGGTGATCGACCAGTGCGCCCAGGCCGGCCAGTGGGGCCGTCCGATGCCGCCTGGCCAGGCCC from Kitasatospora sp. MMS16-BH015 encodes:
- a CDS encoding FAD-dependent oxidoreductase, coding for MDLSDSQQAGPEAGAAARVIGRRALLGSAAAAAAGVAVVGTAAGAAVGSAGGSAYAAAPVDGSGGADEAQGRDLARKMLLVGEDEQTDLKLEYLRVLIDGKLPPRARRKKVLVVGAGVAGLAAARLLKKAGHEVVVIEANGNRVGGRVKTFRGVFTDPRLHAEAGAMRLPDFHPMVLALTDQLGLARRLFYNADVAPGAEPAGQVPPVTYTSFTGETWSNGAVRGPFNPPIANFRTKISVNGSQLTRAAYAQSPRGVNSSFGSDLATTTGEAVSQAFAQFTVPAGPIGDQLSAWSKIFQKYDGYSTHRYLVEDQGWDQARIQAAGTLENMTSRLHYSLVPTLIDHAVITPTNRYWELTEGTDALTSKLAQDLKGELRMGRRMTKLTQTAGGVRIETTAETGDEESCDGAPTRPVEVFEGEYAIVTIPFSALRFCRIEPLMSYQKRRAVTELHYDSATKVLLEFKTRFWEQGPNGFTGGGCVADSPSRFTYFPSHAPDGSPGGVVLASYTWSDDAMRWDSLTPGERYAFALADLERLYGPRVRAEYTGVGATQSWARARYALGEAVMFTPGQLHELHPAARTVEGRVHFAGEHTSLKPAWIEGALESAVRAFLEVHPR
- a CDS encoding SpoIIE family protein phosphatase, yielding MTRDEVLAAGLRRAVQHAAAYGGVVYLRSADRASLVLSAVAGVPLSLLSGFRRLPVAGQLPVPVTYRTGRTVALSGAEETMRRFPRLAVGLPYAFASASVPVAAPAAQGGERYGALSVLWPSSGAAVPAATRRQLRTAAARLGAALAGLAAGGHPVEAGGAPVEVELPGPAGPAVRVGLFDWDLATGELTPDEGLTELLGPAAAGFGGRISDLAALVHPEDLPPLRAAVLAAVRTGLLPARTVRLADGHGRHHPVRLWGRCPEGAARTHLIGAVVDTGQGAAAVAAVERLRDGVFALDPDGRLEYANRSLELLLDTPRERLLGHHPWSVLPWLADPEYEDRYRAAMLSQRPTAFLARRPPDQWLSFSLYPDAHGLTGRVAPTGPPRTRHPGPVDSVVGSGPVSERVPGGEPEPVVPRTGPGAMYHLLQLASALGEAVSVREVCEAVAQQILPGFGGQELAIYLSRAGRMYLVAQHGYPEGFLDGFEGTSLRARLPGTQVLNTGVPIFFESEHELLAAYPGIPLDEMRAWAFLPLIASGHPVGSCILGFDENHVFGAEERAVLTGLSGLIAQALERARLYDTEFALARGLQQALLPHRLPKVDGLEIAARYLPGTQGMEIGGDWYDVITTPNGLCLVIGDVEGHSVGAAAIMGQLRSAVRAFATTGGPPEEVLARTNQLLVELDPGLLASCCLLRLDPTTGRVEAARAGHLPPLLRRPDGRTEALDLPGGPLLGVQHPSEYPASTLGLEPGSVLALYTDGLVEEPGQSIDTGVDRLRSALAHTADPTLESLADRLLGNARHLTDRADDVALLLARIGAGARAA
- a CDS encoding polysaccharide deacetylase family protein, with protein sequence MQVRLPFRRTRATLLTGALLLPLLATGAGCAATTPPTDRSAATPEHPALAPQAAPAPARPLHAAVGQAAAEEQSGTRLAAQRHTGELQAAEAARQAAEAARQAAEAARRALETARHWGLATAPLAAPAKPAERPELTPQPGVSVRSGLPLVYRVPTDRQVVFLTVDDGAVKDTEFSRMAQELGVPFTAFVSGYLARGGYDYFRALQEQGVRVNNHTVNHKDLRRLDEAHQRREICDQQDELEQELGTRPVLFRPPYGEFTDATLRAAASCGITAVAIWNEEAFPDRIEYRYADQRLHPGDIILTHFLGPAQWHGATMADMLRRVIRTATDQGFALARLDDYLGRD
- a CDS encoding xanthine dehydrogenase family protein molybdopterin-binding subunit — protein: MLRAPIRAGRCLAITASDSRRTVSRRRFLTTLIAAPALAVGVSLADGPSAEALPGVPDILDLGDALIVAGLPTAHLLVLQVTAAGRVVLELPRVEVGQGLTTAMALVVADELDANLTDVDVPLSPARPELLFNQLTGASNSVRSLYQPVREAAAACRARLVTAAANRWALPASSLRTAGSAVLAPDGRSASYASLAVDAAAVLVPAVAATPKLPAQQTLVGRPAGRVDARDIVTGKATYAGDLAVPGAVPTVVCRPPTINGTVVSFDATAALALPGVLAVVQIPTGVAVLAETFDQALKAKAAVRISWGPGTVDGLSDADVRAQLRAAQPPFLVPPLLTLTVDAEFDFAFVSHAPMEVLTAVADVRADSAEIWFAAQSPIVAQQTIAAAVGLPVSAVTVHVVRGGGSFGRRLFFDAALEAAQVSKAAGRPVKLMWTRNDDMRHGRMRPASHHRVRATHALGQVLTYEHRVATVKTDFRHGVGEALTAAGVSTGLGGAAFSQLFFTLTEKLPYSLGVSTQLLAEVPLEMHTGSWRSVYSGLVRTADEIMVDELARTFGQDPVAYRRARVLDPAARAVIDQCAQAGQWGRPMPPGQAQGFAFHDEHRSSLACLVEIDCTDRANPRVTKAVVAADVGLPVNPRGLEAQFMGAVMDGISLTLQAGLHLDNGAIREGSYGDFHYARQRHSPPAFEVHLLPPSGAPGGAGELGVPAAAAAVANAYARATGTSPRSFPISF